In Carcharodon carcharias isolate sCarCar2 chromosome 31, sCarCar2.pri, whole genome shotgun sequence, a genomic segment contains:
- the slc25a38b gene encoding mitochondrial glycine transporter B isoform X1, producing MEVFLCHPVLKAFMCGSLSGTCSTLLFQPLDLVKTRLQTVQGSVNGSGRVGMIAILLNVIRTERIIGLWKGVSPSFVRCIPGVGIYFSMLYSMKQHFFSERSPTALESVGLGASARTVAGICMLPVTVVKTRYESGKYRYESVFGALRNIYKTEGTRALFSGLTATLLRDAPFSGVYLMFYTQTKKAMPEERIDTPVVPLINFSCGIFAGILASLATQPADVIKTHMQLSPQKYRHVRHTIIFIFENHGMVGFFRGAVPRSLRRSLMAAMAWTVYEQMMTKLGLKS from the exons tgTCACCCTGTGCTGAAAGCTTTCATGTGTGGCTCTCTGAGTGGGACCTGCTCAACGCTGCTCTTCCAGCCCCTCGACCTGGTGAAGACTCGCCTCCAGACTGTGCAGGGTTCTGTGAATGG ATCTGGGCGAGTTGGAATGATTGCCATCTTGCTGAATGTTATTCGCACCGAGCGAATAATTGGACTTTGGAAAGGAGTCTCTCCG TCGTTTGTCCGATGCATTCCCGGAGTTGGGATTTACTTCAGCATGCTCTACTCCATGAAGCAGCATTTCTTCAG TGAGAGAAGCCCAACGGCGCTGGAGTCGGTGGGTTTGGGCGCCAGCGCTCGCACAGTGGCGGGCATCTGCATGCTGCCCGTGACCGTGGTGAAGACTCGATACGAG AGCGGCAAGTATCGGTATGAAAGTGTGTTTGGTGCTTTGAGAAATATCTACAAGACAGAGGGCACGCGAGCACTGTTCAGCGGACTGACGGCTACACTCCTGCGTGATGCCCCCTTCTCTGGGGTTTACCTTATGTTTTACACACAGACCAAGAAAGCAATGCCTGAAG AACGGATTGACACACCGGTTGTCCCTCTGATCAACTTCAGCTGTGGCATCTTCGCAGGCATTTTGGCATCTTTGGCTACACAGCCAGCTGATGTCATAAAAACGCATATGCAGCTCTCTCCCCAGAAGTACCGACATGTCAGACACACCATCATCTTCATCTTCGAG AACCACGGCATGGTGGGCTTTTTCCGGGGTGCTGTTCCTCGGTCATTGCGTCGGTCACTAATGGCAGCCATGGCCTGGACAGTTTATGAACAGATGATGACCAAGTTGGGCCTCAAGTCATGA
- the slc25a38b gene encoding mitochondrial glycine transporter B isoform X2, whose translation MIAILLNVIRTERIIGLWKGVSPSFVRCIPGVGIYFSMLYSMKQHFFSERSPTALESVGLGASARTVAGICMLPVTVVKTRYESGKYRYESVFGALRNIYKTEGTRALFSGLTATLLRDAPFSGVYLMFYTQTKKAMPEERIDTPVVPLINFSCGIFAGILASLATQPADVIKTHMQLSPQKYRHVRHTIIFIFENHGMVGFFRGAVPRSLRRSLMAAMAWTVYEQMMTKLGLKS comes from the exons ATGATTGCCATCTTGCTGAATGTTATTCGCACCGAGCGAATAATTGGACTTTGGAAAGGAGTCTCTCCG TCGTTTGTCCGATGCATTCCCGGAGTTGGGATTTACTTCAGCATGCTCTACTCCATGAAGCAGCATTTCTTCAG TGAGAGAAGCCCAACGGCGCTGGAGTCGGTGGGTTTGGGCGCCAGCGCTCGCACAGTGGCGGGCATCTGCATGCTGCCCGTGACCGTGGTGAAGACTCGATACGAG AGCGGCAAGTATCGGTATGAAAGTGTGTTTGGTGCTTTGAGAAATATCTACAAGACAGAGGGCACGCGAGCACTGTTCAGCGGACTGACGGCTACACTCCTGCGTGATGCCCCCTTCTCTGGGGTTTACCTTATGTTTTACACACAGACCAAGAAAGCAATGCCTGAAG AACGGATTGACACACCGGTTGTCCCTCTGATCAACTTCAGCTGTGGCATCTTCGCAGGCATTTTGGCATCTTTGGCTACACAGCCAGCTGATGTCATAAAAACGCATATGCAGCTCTCTCCCCAGAAGTACCGACATGTCAGACACACCATCATCTTCATCTTCGAG AACCACGGCATGGTGGGCTTTTTCCGGGGTGCTGTTCCTCGGTCATTGCGTCGGTCACTAATGGCAGCCATGGCCTGGACAGTTTATGAACAGATGATGACCAAGTTGGGCCTCAAGTCATGA